In Gemmatimonadota bacterium, the DNA window CCAGTAGAGTTGAATTTCTGCCAGCGTATAACAGCACGGTTATGAGCGCAGGTTGTTTTTTGTGTGATAAAAAACATAAGGGCGCAAAAGTAACCGAGAACTACACCCCATTCACATAAACCAATAGATGGGTACGATTATGGGATACAGGCCCTGATGAAAAGGTATTGAAAGCCTATGATGAGCAAAATAATCACGGCATCTCTCGATCAGGATTCGGCTACCTCGGGGATTCAGGAGGCGATTGACGCCCTTGGCGAGCGAGGTGGGAGCGTTCGGATTCCGGCAGGCAAATGGCGGCTACGTCAGTCAATTGTCCTCCGAAGTGGCATAAGCCTCATCGGCGATGGATCAGCGACTGAACTGACGATAGCTGCACCCAGGGCACTATTCCTGATTCGAGATGCCCGCAAAGGTTCCCGCAACATCTACTTGCGCGGACGAGTGCCTTTTGTAGCAGACGATGGCGTCGGGTTGACCGACCGTCCTCGCCAATGGTGGGATGGAACCCACGCGCTGGTGAGGTCGATAAAGGGCAACCTCGTTCGCTTGAGTGAGCCACTGAACAGGGGCCTGAGGGTGAAAGAGGGTGCCCAGATCGTCGGCCTCTTCCCGGGCATTACCGCTGTTAGGAGAGATGACGTGAGCCTGCGCGATCTGACGCTACGCGGATCGAGAGATCCCAAAGGGCGCTGGTGGCAAGACTTCACTTACAGCGCTGTACACACTATCTACTGTAGAGGTGTACGCATCCAGAATGTAGCGGTCATCGACTGGCCGAGTGACGGCATCAGTGTGCAGGGCGGCTCGGATGCGCAGGTCACCCACTGTCAGGTTCGCTTTTGTCGCGGACACGGATACCATCCCGGTACAGGTCTGGAACGCAGCATTTGGTCACACAACATCGCCATTGGAAACGGCGGAGACGGTCTGTACTTCTGCGGCCATGTGCGCGACTCTATATGCAGCGATAGCGTGTTCACAGGCAACGAACACAGTGGCATCGGCGGTGTAGGGCACGGGGAGGATCATCACAACATCATCAGCAACAATGTATGCTCAGAGAATGGCAAATGGGGCATTAACGCAAGCGATGGCGTGGAACATGTGATCGTCGGGAACATCCTCCGTAGCAATTCCTGGAAGGAGCCAGGAACTTATCCCGCCCTGCGTCTGCACAATGCCAAAAGATTTCTTGTTCAGGGCAACCGTTGCGCCGATGATGTTGACAAATCTCCGACGGTTGGAGGCGACACACCGTGCCAGACGCGAGGCATCGTCGAGAGTGGGCACAGTGACTGGAACCTTGTGAGTGGCAATGTCTGTATAGGAATGGCCGAGCCGATCACGGTGATAGGCCGCAATTCCCGCGCACAAGGGAATCTTTTTTGAAGCGGAAAAACAAAACCCGGATACTGAATGTCTCCGCTTTATCTTATTGAAAGCATACCATGCCTCCTCAAAAATGCATCCTTTAAAGTGTTTTTATAGGCTAAATCATTGGTGAATCTTTAAACATTTTGGAGGATATTTTCATGAAATTCGATGAACGAGATCTATATACTGGACTCTCCGCACTTCATTGGGCTACGATATCGACGTCAGACCCCCGCAGAGACAAGTCATTCTACAGAGGTATCCTTGAGAAAACTGGAGGTAAGACCCTGGAACTGGGATGCGGAGCGGGGCGGTTACTACTGACCTTTTTGCAAGAAGGATTTGATGTACAGGGGGTGGACATTTCGGGCGATATGCTATCTGTATGTCGCCAGCATGCGAACGCGATGGGGCTGGACCCCGTGCTCTATGAGCAGCAAATGCAGCAGTTGGATCTCCCCAATCGTTTTAATGCCATCTATATCCCGTGCGGCGGTTTCCAGTGTGTAATGGGGCGGCGAGCGGCATTGGAAACGCTCCGCCGATGCCACGCTCATTTGGAGCCTGGTGGAATTCTCGCCTTTAATGTTGCCCCAGCCCATAGTTTTTATTACTGGGGCCCCAAAGAGATTCACGCATGGCCTGGCGAGTGGAAACAGATCGCCAACAAGGAGCTTGAAGACAGAAAGCGTCTGCTGGTTTACCACCACAAGATTTTTGAAGATACGGTGGCGCAATATGCTGTCCGAGAACGGCGATATGAACTATACGAAGGTAATCGTCTCATAAAGGAAGAAATTCACACCGGACAGACGCACTGGTACCATCGAAATGAACTGATGTGGATGCTGGAATTGGCAGGCTTTCAAGATGTCGATGTCAAAGGGGATTGGACAGACGAGACCCTGAATTCCGAACACGAAAAAGAGATGATCTTCGTTGCTACCAAGAATGGGAAGTGACAGCAAGCATAGTGTGTAAAAAAATAAAAAAAAGGGGGCTAATCGCTTTCGTTTATCTACACATTTTGATATATTGTCAGAAGACTTAGATAGGCACCTGCGAAGATGAGAAAGGACCTGCCATGGCAAGAAATTCACAAGCAACCAATGGCCAAAGAGTGCATGTCATCTCAAGAAAAGATGGTTGGGCAGTCAAGAAGGAAGGGAATTCCAAAGCTTCAAAAATCTACAGCACTAAGTCCGCTGCCGAAAGAAACGCAAGCAAGATTTCGAAGGGTAGGGATGTCGTCATCCACGAACGAGATGGATCCATACAAAAATGGAAACGGGCTAAGTGAACAGATGAGTTCAACGAGTTTATGGCGGACTTTTATCAAAAGAGAGAGGCCGAGGGCTTTAGGGACAAAGATCTACAAATGATGCCTGTGCCTGAGTATGTCGGGTTCATTGAGGAGTGGGTAAGATGAATAGAAGCCTGAGGATAAATTCGTGTTTTCAGCCCCGTGTGCATTTCCCACGCACGGGGTTTTCGTTTAGTCAAGTGGGCTTGACCCGTTTTGGTGGAGCTACAAACAATATTTTTTTGGACAATTCTCGTAGAGGTAGATTATGGATGACAGCTACTTTAATGAACGAAGAGCGGCGACGTACGATGATGATGCCGAGATGTTCGATCCTGCAGTAGTTGATCCTATCGTCAATTTTCTTGTCAAGCTTTCGGGTGATGGAAGTGCCCTTGAATTCGGCATTGGCACAGGGCGAATCGCATTGCCACTTGCCCGGCGAGGAGTCCCTGTGCATGGTGTGGACATGTCCAAGGCAATGATCGAGAGGCTTAAGTTGAAGCAAGATGGCGAAGAAGTTGATGTAACGATTGGCGATTTTTCGACAACTATTGTTGATGGCTCGTTCTCTTTGGTATACCTCGTGTTCAACACAATCATGAACCTCACGACACAGACGTCTCAAGTAGCTTGCTTTCGTAATGCGGCAGTGCATCTCAAGCCTGGAGGCCATTTCGTTATCGAAGTTATGGTTCCTCAGCTTCAGCGCCTGGCGAAAAGTGAGACGTTACTCGCTTACGACCTCAGCGAAAAGCATTGGGGTGTTGATGAGTATGATGTTGTCTCGCAGGGTCTAACGTCTCATCACGCCCGAATCGTCGATGGCAATATAGAGCTGTTTTCTACACCATTTAGATACGTCTGGCCAGCGGAGCTCGATTTGATGGCTCAGCTTGCTGGAATGATATTAGTGGAACGCTGGGCAGGTTGGGATCAAGAGCCATTTACTGGCGTAAGTCACAGCCATGTTTCAGTCTGGGTGAAACCGAACAGATTAAAATGAAACCATCGCTTACTAAACCACCAAAGCTTCAAGAGGGAGATAAGGTAGCCACTGTATCTCTGTCATGGGGTGGACCGGGGCTAATTCCACATCGATATGAAGCTGGAAAAAAACAACTGGAAGAAGCATTTGGCCTGGTCGTAATCGAGATGCCTCATACACTCAGAGAGCCAAAATGGCTCTCTGAGAATCCAAAAGCGCGTGCGGATGACTTGATGGAAGCCTTTTCAAACTCAGAAATCAAAGGAATTATATCGACTATTGGCGGCGATGACTCGATTAGAATTCTTCGTCACCTGGACCTTGATCTTATCAGGAAGAATCCGAAGCCCTTCGTGGGATATTCCGATACGACCGTTTCCCACTTTGCGTGCCTAAAGGCGGGCATTGTCTCCTTTTATGGTCCAGCAATTATGGCAGGATTTGCCGAGAACGGTGGGTTGTTTCCCTACATGGTGAACTCCGTTAGACGGACCTTATTTGATTCTGGAAATATTGGTGAAATACCGGAGAATCGAGATGGCTGGACCGTCGAACGTCTTGACTGGGCAAATCCTGCGAATCAAAAAAGAAAGAGGATCCTTCAAGGCTCTGCGGGTTGGCAGTATCTCCAGGGAGAAGGGCAAACGGAAGGACACCTCATAGGTGGTTGCCTCGAAGTTCTCGACTGGATAAGAAGTACAGACGTTTGGCCTGACAAGGAAGTGTGGAAAGGTGCGATACTCTTTATCGAAACGTCTGAAGAAACACCGCCGCCAAGTACGGTAACCCGATTTTTCCGGTCTCTTGCTGCGATGGATATTCTTCCATCTTTGAGTGGAATTCTCTTTGGAAGACCAGGTGGCCACGAGTTGTCGCCTGATTCGTTTCACGCTTATGACGACGCCATACTTCAGATAGTCGCTGACGAGGAAGGACTGACTTCGCTCCCCATAATTACGCAGATGGATTTTGGGCACACAGATCCGATGTTCGTTCTTCCGTATGGGATTCAAGCAGAAATCGACTCTGATCGGCGCAAATTTACCATTTTGGAGAATGCGGTCGAACCTGATTGAAATGACGAACGTAATCTTGACAGACCTTGATGGGGTAATTCGGATCTGGTCCCCTGAAATACACCGAAAGGCTGAGCGTGCAACCGGGTTACCCGAAGGAGCCATTTTCGGGATTGCATTCTCAGATGACTTGCTCCCCCTGGTGATCACAGGACGAATCTCTGACGATGAGTGGCGGCGGAGAATTGCGGACCTGCTCAGCAAGGACTTCCCGGAAGCCGACGCGGAGCGCGCGGTTGAACTCTGGTCCGCATCGCCGGGAGAAGTCGATTTGGAGGTCCTGGAGATCTTGCGGACTTGTCGGG includes these proteins:
- a CDS encoding right-handed parallel beta-helix repeat-containing protein, whose product is MMSKIITASLDQDSATSGIQEAIDALGERGGSVRIPAGKWRLRQSIVLRSGISLIGDGSATELTIAAPRALFLIRDARKGSRNIYLRGRVPFVADDGVGLTDRPRQWWDGTHALVRSIKGNLVRLSEPLNRGLRVKEGAQIVGLFPGITAVRRDDVSLRDLTLRGSRDPKGRWWQDFTYSAVHTIYCRGVRIQNVAVIDWPSDGISVQGGSDAQVTHCQVRFCRGHGYHPGTGLERSIWSHNIAIGNGGDGLYFCGHVRDSICSDSVFTGNEHSGIGGVGHGEDHHNIISNNVCSENGKWGINASDGVEHVIVGNILRSNSWKEPGTYPALRLHNAKRFLVQGNRCADDVDKSPTVGGDTPCQTRGIVESGHSDWNLVSGNVCIGMAEPITVIGRNSRAQGNLF
- a CDS encoding methyltransferase domain-containing protein, which translates into the protein MKFDERDLYTGLSALHWATISTSDPRRDKSFYRGILEKTGGKTLELGCGAGRLLLTFLQEGFDVQGVDISGDMLSVCRQHANAMGLDPVLYEQQMQQLDLPNRFNAIYIPCGGFQCVMGRRAALETLRRCHAHLEPGGILAFNVAPAHSFYYWGPKEIHAWPGEWKQIANKELEDRKRLLVYHHKIFEDTVAQYAVRERRYELYEGNRLIKEEIHTGQTHWYHRNELMWMLELAGFQDVDVKGDWTDETLNSEHEKEMIFVATKNGK
- a CDS encoding class I SAM-dependent methyltransferase, with translation MDDSYFNERRAATYDDDAEMFDPAVVDPIVNFLVKLSGDGSALEFGIGTGRIALPLARRGVPVHGVDMSKAMIERLKLKQDGEEVDVTIGDFSTTIVDGSFSLVYLVFNTIMNLTTQTSQVACFRNAAVHLKPGGHFVIEVMVPQLQRLAKSETLLAYDLSEKHWGVDEYDVVSQGLTSHHARIVDGNIELFSTPFRYVWPAELDLMAQLAGMILVERWAGWDQEPFTGVSHSHVSVWVKPNRLK
- a CDS encoding LD-carboxypeptidase, whose translation is MKPSLTKPPKLQEGDKVATVSLSWGGPGLIPHRYEAGKKQLEEAFGLVVIEMPHTLREPKWLSENPKARADDLMEAFSNSEIKGIISTIGGDDSIRILRHLDLDLIRKNPKPFVGYSDTTVSHFACLKAGIVSFYGPAIMAGFAENGGLFPYMVNSVRRTLFDSGNIGEIPENRDGWTVERLDWANPANQKRKRILQGSAGWQYLQGEGQTEGHLIGGCLEVLDWIRSTDVWPDKEVWKGAILFIETSEETPPPSTVTRFFRSLAAMDILPSLSGILFGRPGGHELSPDSFHAYDDAILQIVADEEGLTSLPIITQMDFGHTDPMFVLPYGIQAEIDSDRRKFTILENAVEPD
- a CDS encoding HAD-IA family hydrolase gives rise to the protein MRSNLIEMTNVILTDLDGVIRIWSPEIHRKAERATGLPEGAIFGIAFSDDLLPLVITGRISDDEWRRRIADLLSKDFPEADAERAVELWSASPGEVDLEVLEILRTCREKAKLVLISNATSRLPSDLRRLGIAEDFDYIINSSEVGFTKPDPNIYFTALDTVGATPGQALFIDDKAGHVAAATRLGIAGHTYTGADGLRQKLDHLGLLQ